A single window of Sulfitobacter sp. JL08 DNA harbors:
- the bhcC gene encoding 3-hydroxy-D-aspartate aldolase BhcC: MNKQVNFDDLEVGYDIPATIGMDEADIQTPCLVLDLDALERNIKKMGDYAKSHGMRHRVHGKMHKSVDVALLQESLGGSCGVCCQKVSEAEVFARGGIKDVLVSNQVRQPEKIDRLARLPKLGARTICCVDDIDNVADLSAAALKHGTEIECLVEIDVGAGRCGVQYGQPVVELAQAIDAADGLKFAGIQAYQGAMQHMDSYEDRRGKTQIAIDQVRESVDLLKAAGLDCDIVGGGGTGSYYFESNSGGVFNELQCGSYAFMDADYGRILDKDGKRIDENEWENALFILTSVMSHAKADKAIVDAGLKAQSVDSGLPTIYGRDDVEYVKCSDEHGVVADPDGVLKVNDKLKLVPGHCDPTCNVHDWYVGVRNGKVETLWPVSARGKAY; the protein is encoded by the coding sequence ATGAACAAGCAAGTGAACTTTGACGATCTTGAAGTTGGATACGACATCCCCGCGACCATCGGCATGGACGAGGCCGACATCCAGACCCCCTGCCTTGTGCTGGATCTGGACGCGCTGGAACGCAACATCAAGAAAATGGGCGATTACGCTAAATCTCACGGAATGCGGCATCGCGTGCACGGAAAAATGCACAAGTCGGTGGATGTCGCCCTGCTTCAGGAAAGTCTGGGCGGGTCGTGCGGTGTCTGCTGTCAGAAAGTATCCGAGGCAGAAGTGTTCGCGCGCGGCGGGATCAAGGATGTGCTGGTATCAAATCAGGTGCGCCAGCCTGAAAAGATCGATCGTCTGGCCCGCCTGCCGAAACTGGGCGCGCGCACGATCTGCTGTGTCGATGATATCGACAATGTGGCCGATCTGTCCGCAGCCGCCCTCAAGCACGGAACCGAGATCGAATGTCTGGTTGAAATCGATGTGGGCGCGGGGCGCTGTGGCGTTCAGTACGGGCAACCTGTTGTCGAACTGGCACAGGCGATTGATGCAGCGGATGGCCTGAAGTTTGCGGGCATTCAAGCCTATCAGGGCGCGATGCAGCATATGGATTCCTACGAAGACCGCCGCGGCAAGACCCAGATCGCAATTGATCAGGTGCGCGAAAGCGTCGATCTGCTGAAAGCAGCAGGTCTGGACTGTGATATCGTCGGTGGCGGCGGGACGGGCTCGTATTACTTCGAGAGTAATTCCGGTGGTGTTTTCAACGAATTACAGTGCGGATCTTATGCGTTCATGGATGCGGATTATGGCCGCATTCTGGACAAGGACGGCAAACGGATCGACGAAAACGAATGGGAAAACGCGCTGTTTATCCTGACATCCGTCATGTCCCACGCCAAGGCGGACAAGGCGATCGTCGATGCGGGACTGAAGGCGCAATCGGTCGACAGCGGTCTGCCCACCATCTATGGCCGCGACGATGTGGAATACGTGAAATGTTCCGATGAACATGGTGTAGTCGCCGACCCTGATGGTGTGTTGAAGGTCAATGACAAGCTGAAACTGGTGCCGGGCCATTGCGACCCGACCTGCAATGTCCACGACTGGTATGTCGGTGTGCGCAACGGCAAGGTTGAAACCCTCTGGCCGGTGTCGGCCCGCGGCAAAGCCTACTGA